In uncultured Cohaesibacter sp., a genomic segment contains:
- a CDS encoding ribonuclease J: protein MISSELVFMPLGGVGEIGMNMALYGIGPEGDKRWLVVDFGVAFANEAHPGADLIFADIRFLEQERDRIDGIVITHGHEDHFGALFSLWPRLAAPIYATGFLADLVEAKAEAEPGCGDIPVNRVEQGSRVQIGQFNVEFVPVSHSIPEANALAIRTEHGLVVHSGDWKLDATPGVGKGTDIARLIELGDEGVLALMCDSTNALSEGSSISETEVEKELTHLIAKAPHRVAVSTFASNVSRVQAIARAARANDRQCVVVGRALWRFIEVAQEQGYLQDLPPFISDDDYGYLPRDKVVAILTGSQGEKRAALARVAAKEHPTVQLSKGDQVIFSSKAIPGNERSINEVINNLAAQDIEIITDRDAAVHVSGHPRRGDLRKLYEWIRPRIAIPVHGEEMHLRAHARLAREMGAKEILHVRNGWMARLAGGTVKAWDEYFGGRLYKDGSLVGTFEEMGIQERRKLSYVGHISVAITISRKGEILGHPQMALAGIPERDANDQLFVEIVEAGIFGALKGMPAKKRKDVEVLREAVRRSVRSEVNQKWSKKPVVAVMINLV from the coding sequence ATGATATCTTCTGAACTGGTCTTTATGCCGCTCGGCGGCGTAGGGGAAATCGGAATGAACATGGCCCTTTACGGAATAGGGCCTGAGGGCGACAAGCGGTGGCTTGTCGTCGATTTTGGTGTGGCATTTGCCAATGAAGCGCATCCCGGCGCTGATCTTATCTTTGCGGATATCCGTTTTCTCGAGCAGGAGAGGGACCGTATCGACGGGATCGTGATCACCCATGGTCACGAGGATCATTTTGGCGCGCTGTTTTCGCTTTGGCCACGCCTTGCTGCCCCTATCTATGCAACGGGCTTTCTGGCCGATCTGGTCGAGGCCAAGGCCGAAGCCGAACCGGGGTGTGGCGATATTCCCGTCAATCGGGTCGAGCAGGGCAGCCGGGTTCAGATCGGGCAGTTCAATGTTGAATTTGTGCCGGTTTCCCATTCGATTCCGGAAGCCAATGCGCTGGCCATCCGCACCGAGCACGGGCTGGTGGTCCATTCTGGCGACTGGAAGCTGGATGCGACCCCAGGGGTCGGCAAGGGAACAGACATTGCCAGGCTAATCGAGCTCGGTGACGAGGGCGTGCTGGCGCTGATGTGCGACTCGACCAACGCCCTTTCCGAAGGTTCATCGATTTCGGAAACGGAGGTGGAAAAGGAACTGACGCACCTCATCGCCAAGGCCCCACATCGGGTGGCCGTTTCGACCTTTGCCTCCAACGTGTCTCGCGTTCAGGCGATTGCCAGAGCAGCCCGGGCCAATGACCGCCAGTGTGTGGTTGTCGGGCGGGCGTTGTGGCGCTTTATCGAAGTGGCGCAGGAGCAAGGCTATCTGCAGGATCTGCCGCCCTTTATCTCCGATGATGACTATGGCTATCTGCCACGCGACAAGGTTGTCGCCATTCTCACCGGCTCTCAGGGTGAAAAGCGCGCTGCTTTGGCCCGGGTCGCGGCCAAGGAACATCCCACCGTCCAGCTTAGCAAGGGCGACCAGGTGATCTTTTCTTCCAAGGCCATTCCGGGCAACGAACGCTCTATCAACGAGGTTATCAACAATCTAGCAGCGCAGGATATCGAGATCATCACCGACCGGGACGCCGCCGTGCATGTTTCCGGTCATCCGCGGCGCGGCGACCTGCGCAAGCTCTATGAATGGATCCGGCCCAGAATCGCGATTCCTGTTCATGGCGAGGAAATGCATCTGCGGGCGCATGCCCGTCTGGCGCGGGAGATGGGCGCAAAGGAAATTTTGCACGTACGCAACGGCTGGATGGCTCGCCTAGCCGGTGGTACCGTCAAAGCCTGGGACGAATATTTCGGCGGTCGCCTCTACAAGGACGGCTCGCTCGTTGGCACATTCGAGGAAATGGGGATACAGGAACGGCGCAAGCTTTCCTACGTGGGGCATATTTCCGTGGCGATCACGATCAGCCGCAAGGGGGAAATCCTGGGCCATCCACAGATGGCTCTCGCCGGGATTCCAGAGAGGGATGCAAATGATCAGTTGTTTGTTGAAATCGTGGAAGCCGGGATTTTTGGTGCCCTGAAAGGGATGCCAGCCAAGAAACGCAAGGATGTCGAGGTGCTGCGCGAGGCTGTCAGGCGGTCTGTCCGCTCTGAAGTGAACCAAAAGTGGTCCAAAAAGCCAGTTGTCGCAGTCATGATCAACCTTGTATGA
- the mce gene encoding methylmalonyl-CoA epimerase yields MIGRLNHVAIAVPSLEKAVATYGGVLGAECSEPQEIPEHGVKVVFVILPNTKIELLEPLGENSPLAKFVEKNTVGGIHHVCYEVEDIIAARDKLKAEGARVLGDGEPKIGAHGKPVIFLHPKDFCGTLTELEQV; encoded by the coding sequence ATGATTGGTCGTTTGAACCATGTGGCTATTGCCGTACCGAGTCTCGAAAAAGCCGTTGCCACCTATGGCGGCGTACTGGGTGCAGAATGCTCTGAGCCACAGGAAATTCCTGAACATGGCGTGAAGGTGGTATTTGTTATACTGCCAAACACCAAAATCGAGCTACTTGAACCTCTCGGGGAAAATAGCCCGCTTGCAAAGTTCGTTGAAAAGAACACCGTTGGCGGTATCCACCATGTTTGCTACGAAGTTGAAGATATCATCGCTGCCCGCGACAAGCTGAAAGCTGAAGGAGCTCGCGTTCTTGGCGACGGCGAACCGAAGATCGGCGCACACGGCAAACCGGTTATCTTCCTGCATCCGAAAGACTTCTGCGGTACTTTGACCGAGCTGGAACAGGTATAA
- a CDS encoding DUF1467 family protein: MSLVSGLAVYFIIWWLSLFIVLPFGVRTQAEMNDRRLGTTASAPAKAMMVRKAVATTILASVLFGLFYWAIEVQGLGPDLLSFLPMPDSLK, encoded by the coding sequence ATGAGTTTGGTTAGCGGCCTTGCCGTCTATTTCATCATCTGGTGGCTTTCGCTGTTCATTGTCCTGCCCTTTGGTGTCCGCACCCAGGCAGAGATGAATGACCGGCGGCTCGGAACCACGGCCAGTGCTCCGGCAAAGGCGATGATGGTGCGCAAGGCCGTTGCCACGACCATTCTGGCGAGCGTGCTGTTTGGTCTCTTCTATTGGGCAATTGAAGTTCAGGGCCTTGGTCCTGATCTTCTGTCCTTTCTACCCATGCCCGACAGCCTGAAATAG
- a CDS encoding proline--tRNA ligase, which translates to MRLSRYFLPILKETPKEAEIVSHRYMLRAGMIRQQQAGIYSWLPLGLKVLRKVEQIVREEQDRSGAIELLMPTMQPAELWKESGRYDDYGKEMLRIVDRHERDMLFGPTNEEMITDIFRTYVKSYKDLPLNLYHIQWKFRDEIRPRFGVMRGREFLMKDAYSFDMDEARAREAYYRMFVAYLRTFKRLGMTAIPMKADTGPIGGNLSHEFIILADTGESEVFCHKNYLTKAVPGDDVDFGGDLSGIVEDWTREYAATEDMHDEAAFNAVPEEDRIAARGIEVGHIFYFGTKYSGKMNANVMAADGKEYPVHMGSYGVGVSRLLGGIIEASHDENGIIWPKSVAPFDIGLINMKADNADTTAASDALYERLGNAGFDVLYDDRAGQAGAKFATMDLIGLPTQIIVGPRGLASNEVEIKDRATGAREMVSLDGVVDRIIAGK; encoded by the coding sequence ATGCGTCTTTCCCGTTATTTTCTGCCAATTCTCAAGGAAACTCCGAAAGAAGCAGAAATCGTATCTCATCGCTATATGCTTCGCGCTGGCATGATCCGCCAGCAACAGGCCGGTATCTACAGCTGGTTGCCGCTGGGGCTCAAGGTGTTGCGCAAGGTCGAGCAGATCGTTCGGGAAGAACAGGATCGCTCGGGCGCCATTGAGCTGCTCATGCCGACCATGCAGCCCGCCGAACTCTGGAAAGAGAGCGGCCGCTACGACGATTATGGCAAGGAAATGCTGCGAATCGTCGATCGTCACGAACGCGACATGCTGTTTGGCCCGACCAACGAAGAAATGATCACGGACATCTTCCGCACCTATGTGAAGTCCTACAAGGACCTGCCGCTCAATCTCTATCACATCCAGTGGAAGTTCCGTGACGAGATCCGTCCTCGCTTCGGTGTGATGCGCGGTCGCGAATTCCTGATGAAGGACGCCTACAGCTTCGACATGGATGAAGCCCGGGCTCGCGAAGCCTACTACCGCATGTTCGTTGCCTATCTGCGCACCTTCAAGCGCCTCGGCATGACCGCCATTCCGATGAAGGCCGATACTGGCCCGATCGGGGGTAATCTCAGCCACGAATTCATCATTCTGGCGGATACCGGTGAGAGTGAGGTCTTCTGTCACAAGAACTACCTCACCAAGGCCGTGCCCGGCGATGATGTGGATTTCGGCGGCGATCTTTCCGGAATTGTCGAGGACTGGACCCGTGAATATGCGGCAACAGAGGATATGCATGACGAGGCTGCCTTCAACGCGGTTCCTGAAGAGGACCGGATTGCAGCGCGCGGCATCGAGGTTGGTCACATCTTCTATTTCGGCACCAAGTATTCCGGCAAGATGAACGCCAATGTCATGGCTGCCGATGGCAAGGAATATCCTGTCCATATGGGCTCCTACGGCGTTGGCGTATCCCGTCTTCTGGGGGGCATCATCGAAGCCAGCCATGATGAAAATGGCATCATCTGGCCAAAGTCGGTTGCTCCGTTCGATATCGGTCTCATCAACATGAAGGCCGACAACGCAGATACCACGGCCGCCAGTGATGCGCTTTACGAGCGCCTTGGAAATGCCGGATTTGACGTCCTCTATGATGACCGCGCCGGACAGGCCGGTGCGAAGTTTGCCACGATGGATCTCATCGGGTTGCCGACGCAGATTATTGTCGGGCCGCGTGGCCTTGCGTCGAATGAGGTGGAAATCAAGGATCGCGCCACAGGGGCACGTGAAATGGTTTCCCTCGACGGGGTTGTAGATCGTATCATCGCCGGTAAATGA
- a CDS encoding lipoprotein-releasing ABC transporter permease subunit: protein MSAPKVHSPFALFEWMMAFRYLRSRRRDAFVSVISWLSFFGIMLGVATLIIVMAVMNGFRSELLDKILGINGHLVVQPMDKELTDYDGIVKRIDGVNGVSFAIPFVEGQILASGAGGSVGALVRGMSKESIDKLKLVSSHVLQGTFDGFDESEGVALGSRLARSLGVIAGDRVTLISPKGAVTPMGVAPRIKSYPVKAIFEIGMSEYDSTFIFMPLSAAQAYFNQDGKVSAIEVYLDDPDKVGELRPAVEEAIGQQIFMTDWRYRNVTFFSALEVERNLMFIILTLIILVAALNIISGLIMLVKDKGSDIAILRTMGATRSSIMRIFMITGAAIGVVGTFAGFFLGLVVCLNIESIRQFVSWITRTELFSPELYFLSKLPADMNASETISVLAISLVLSFLATLYPAWRAARLDPVEALRYE, encoded by the coding sequence ATGTCCGCGCCAAAGGTCCACTCGCCGTTTGCTCTGTTTGAATGGATGATGGCGTTCCGTTATTTGCGGTCCCGTAGACGGGATGCCTTCGTTTCCGTCATTTCCTGGCTTTCCTTTTTCGGAATCATGTTGGGTGTTGCAACGCTCATCATCGTCATGGCCGTGATGAATGGCTTCCGTTCTGAACTTCTGGACAAGATTCTCGGCATCAATGGCCATCTGGTCGTCCAGCCGATGGACAAGGAACTGACGGACTATGACGGCATCGTCAAACGCATAGACGGCGTCAATGGTGTCAGCTTTGCCATTCCCTTTGTCGAAGGGCAGATCCTTGCGTCGGGGGCGGGCGGCTCCGTTGGTGCGCTCGTGCGCGGCATGTCGAAGGAAAGCATCGACAAGCTCAAGCTGGTTTCCAGCCATGTTCTTCAGGGCACATTCGACGGTTTTGACGAGTCCGAAGGCGTGGCACTTGGCTCCCGCCTTGCCCGTTCGCTCGGTGTTATTGCCGGGGATCGCGTCACGCTGATTTCGCCCAAGGGGGCGGTTACGCCGATGGGGGTTGCGCCCCGCATCAAGTCCTATCCGGTCAAGGCGATCTTTGAGATCGGCATGAGCGAGTATGACAGCACCTTCATCTTCATGCCGTTGTCAGCTGCACAGGCCTATTTCAATCAGGATGGCAAGGTGTCGGCGATTGAGGTCTATCTCGATGACCCGGACAAGGTGGGCGAACTGCGCCCGGCTGTTGAGGAAGCGATCGGTCAGCAGATCTTCATGACCGACTGGCGCTATCGAAATGTCACCTTCTTCTCTGCGCTCGAAGTGGAGCGCAACCTGATGTTCATCATTCTCACACTGATCATTCTGGTGGCTGCTCTGAATATCATTTCCGGCCTCATCATGCTGGTCAAGGACAAGGGCAGCGACATCGCCATTCTCCGGACCATGGGGGCGACGCGTTCCTCGATCATGCGGATTTTCATGATCACCGGGGCGGCCATCGGCGTTGTCGGCACCTTTGCAGGATTCTTCCTTGGTTTGGTGGTGTGTCTCAATATCGAGTCCATCCGCCAGTTTGTCTCCTGGATCACGCGGACCGAGCTGTTCTCGCCTGAACTTTATTTTCTCTCCAAGCTGCCAGCGGACATGAATGCCTCTGAAACAATCTCCGTGCTGGCGATTTCGCTGGTTCTGTCCTTCCTTGCCACGCTGTATCCTGCGTGGCGCGCAGCGCGTCTCGATCCGGTGGAGGCTCTTCGGTATGAATAA
- a CDS encoding ABC transporter ATP-binding protein encodes MVLDNIHRSYEQAEEDLVVLNGANLTVRAGEMVALVAPSGAGKSTLLHIAGLLERPTLGEVYIAQVAQSQAVDRARTLMRRNEIGFVYQFHHLLAEFSALENVMLPQLIRGENRKEAEIRAKELLAYMKIDHRSDHRPSELSGGEKQRVAIARAMANAPRVLLADEPTGNLDPNTSEYVFKALNALVKQSGIAALVATHNLFLAERMDRQITLVDGKIVDL; translated from the coding sequence CTGGTGCTCGACAACATTCATCGGTCCTATGAACAGGCCGAGGAAGATCTGGTCGTTCTGAATGGTGCGAATCTCACGGTTCGGGCTGGCGAGATGGTGGCGCTGGTTGCTCCATCCGGTGCGGGCAAGTCCACCTTGCTCCATATTGCCGGCTTGCTGGAGCGCCCGACTTTGGGCGAGGTCTATATCGCGCAGGTCGCGCAAAGTCAGGCTGTGGATCGGGCGCGCACGCTGATGCGCCGCAACGAGATCGGTTTTGTCTATCAGTTCCACCATCTGCTGGCGGAATTCTCGGCGCTCGAAAATGTCATGCTGCCACAGCTCATTCGGGGTGAAAATCGCAAGGAAGCTGAAATCCGGGCAAAGGAGCTGCTGGCTTACATGAAGATCGATCACCGCTCTGACCATCGGCCGAGCGAGCTTTCAGGCGGTGAGAAGCAGCGCGTTGCCATTGCCCGTGCCATGGCCAATGCACCTCGTGTGCTGCTGGCTGACGAGCCGACAGGCAACCTTGATCCGAACACCTCGGAATATGTCTTCAAGGCGCTCAATGCTCTGGTCAAGCAGTCCGGCATTGCTGCCCTGGTTGCCACCCATAACCTGTTTCTGGCAGAGCGCATGGATCGTCAGATCACATTGGTCGATGGCAAGATCGTCGATCTCTGA
- the dnaE gene encoding DNA polymerase III subunit alpha, with amino-acid sequence MDGLSDNLKFIHLHVHSAYSLLEGAMPVAKIIKKTKSLNMPAVAITDTRNMFGALEFSEKAVSEGIQPIMGCQVELNCQDGDFQGSGHTQLPSLVLLAATDEGWANLKLLVSRSYLAPEDDREPHVSISDLEELGAGILCLTGGGNGPVDRMLASNHAPKARDRLVALKTIFGDRLYVEIMRQGMASESVVEPQIIDLAYEMDIPLVATNDVYFSEKEDFEAHDALLAIAESKVLIQSDRRQLTRDYYLKSQEEMVELFSDLPEALENTIEVARRCSTRVRTVKPLLPRFAGADADPEEAEHHEAAELRKQAEEGLRKRLEVHGLAPGLTEEAYWERLEFELGIIVSMKFPGYFLIVADFIKWAKEHGIPVGPGRGSGAGSLVAWSLTITDLDPLRFALLFERFLNPERVSMPDFDIDFCQDRREEVVHYVQRKYGWSNVGQIITYGTLQARMVLRDVGRVLQMPFGQVDKLCKLVPMKGAVSVSLPEALEQEPRLVEARKEEEIVDRLISISLKLEGLYRHTSTHAAGVVIGDRSLDKLVPMYRDPRSDMPVTQFNMKWVEKTGLVKFDFLGLKTLTVLQTAVRFVAQRGIELNLSEIPIDDPKSYEILCKGETVGVFQLESMGMRKALLDMKPDQFEDIIAIVALYRPGPMANIPVYCARKRGDEKPDYMHDLLEPVLKETYGIIIYQEQVMQIAQILSGYTLGQADMLRRAMGKKIREEMEKQRVFFCDGAEERGVAREQASEIYDLVAKFADYGFNKSHAAAYALVAYQTAYMKANYPVEFLAAIMTLDMNNTDKLSEFRRDAIRLGIEVRPPSINESGVEFVVKDGSIIYSMAAIKGVGQPAAEHIMEVRGDKPFKDLADFAKRISPRVINKRTIENLAAAGTFDVLNPNRAQVVASIDVIMGEATSHTRDASSGQGGLFGEQEAAPLPLPDVRPWTSEQKLQREYNAIGFYLSAHPLDEYVPQLEKMRIQLWQPFELAVKQGASAGRLAGTITARQERKTKTGNRMGIITVSDPTGQYEAVLFSEALARFRDMLEPGKTVILEVGADERPEGVSVRINNVRPLQSDGMQKVMRVFVNDPKPLSSLQKQLDDRGDGEVSVIVMLDEGQCEVEMRLKGKYYVSPEVGRALKAIPGIVDVEVGAA; translated from the coding sequence ATGGATGGACTGTCTGACAATCTGAAATTCATTCATCTGCATGTGCACTCGGCTTACTCCTTGCTGGAGGGAGCGATGCCTGTTGCCAAGATCATCAAGAAGACCAAAAGCCTCAACATGCCTGCGGTGGCTATCACCGATACGCGCAACATGTTCGGGGCGCTCGAATTCTCGGAAAAGGCAGTTTCTGAGGGCATTCAGCCGATCATGGGCTGTCAGGTCGAACTTAATTGCCAGGACGGCGATTTTCAGGGGTCCGGCCATACGCAGTTACCATCGCTTGTTTTGCTGGCGGCAACAGACGAGGGCTGGGCAAACCTGAAGCTTCTCGTTTCCCGCTCCTATCTCGCGCCGGAAGACGATCGGGAGCCGCATGTCAGTATTTCAGACCTTGAGGAGTTGGGGGCAGGAATCCTTTGTCTGACTGGCGGCGGCAATGGTCCTGTCGACCGGATGCTGGCGAGCAATCATGCGCCAAAGGCGAGGGACCGTTTGGTCGCACTCAAGACCATTTTCGGTGATCGCCTCTATGTCGAGATCATGCGTCAGGGCATGGCTTCAGAGTCTGTGGTGGAGCCGCAGATCATAGATCTTGCCTACGAAATGGACATTCCACTGGTTGCCACGAATGATGTCTATTTCAGTGAGAAGGAAGATTTCGAAGCCCACGATGCGCTGCTGGCCATTGCCGAGAGCAAGGTTCTCATTCAGAGCGACCGGCGGCAACTGACCCGCGATTATTATCTGAAATCTCAAGAGGAAATGGTCGAGCTGTTCTCGGATCTTCCCGAGGCGCTTGAGAATACCATCGAAGTTGCCCGCCGTTGTTCAACGCGTGTGCGTACCGTCAAGCCGCTGTTGCCCCGGTTTGCCGGTGCCGATGCCGATCCGGAAGAAGCCGAGCACCACGAGGCCGCCGAGCTGCGCAAACAGGCCGAGGAAGGCTTGCGCAAGCGCCTTGAAGTCCACGGTCTTGCACCTGGGTTGACCGAAGAAGCCTATTGGGAGCGGCTTGAGTTTGAGCTCGGAATCATCGTTTCAATGAAGTTTCCCGGCTACTTCCTCATCGTTGCCGACTTCATCAAATGGGCCAAGGAACATGGCATTCCCGTCGGGCCGGGCCGTGGCTCCGGTGCTGGCTCGCTGGTGGCCTGGTCGCTGACCATTACCGACCTTGACCCCTTGCGCTTCGCCCTGCTGTTCGAACGATTCCTCAACCCGGAACGCGTGTCGATGCCCGACTTCGATATCGACTTCTGTCAGGACCGGCGCGAAGAGGTGGTGCACTATGTTCAGCGCAAATACGGCTGGAGCAATGTAGGGCAGATCATCACCTATGGTACGCTGCAGGCCCGAATGGTGCTGCGCGACGTGGGGCGCGTCTTGCAGATGCCGTTCGGTCAGGTCGACAAGCTGTGCAAGCTGGTGCCGATGAAGGGCGCGGTTTCCGTTTCGCTACCCGAGGCGCTGGAGCAGGAGCCGCGTCTTGTCGAAGCGCGCAAGGAAGAGGAGATCGTTGACCGCCTCATTTCCATTTCGCTGAAGCTTGAGGGGCTTTATCGTCATACCTCGACCCATGCTGCCGGCGTGGTGATCGGTGACCGGTCACTCGACAAACTGGTGCCGATGTACCGCGACCCGCGCTCCGACATGCCGGTCACCCAGTTCAACATGAAGTGGGTGGAAAAGACCGGTCTGGTCAAGTTCGACTTCCTTGGCCTCAAGACGCTTACGGTGCTGCAGACCGCTGTGCGGTTCGTGGCCCAGCGCGGGATAGAGCTCAATCTGTCCGAAATCCCGATTGACGATCCGAAATCTTACGAGATTCTCTGCAAGGGCGAGACCGTCGGCGTGTTCCAGCTTGAAAGTATGGGCATGCGCAAGGCGCTGCTGGACATGAAACCCGACCAGTTCGAGGATATCATCGCTATCGTGGCGCTCTATCGACCGGGTCCAATGGCCAACATTCCGGTCTATTGCGCCCGAAAACGTGGCGATGAAAAGCCGGACTATATGCATGATCTGCTTGAGCCGGTGCTCAAGGAGACCTACGGCATCATCATCTATCAGGAACAGGTGATGCAGATTGCGCAGATCCTTTCCGGCTATACCCTCGGTCAGGCTGACATGCTTCGCCGCGCGATGGGCAAGAAGATTCGCGAGGAGATGGAAAAGCAACGGGTGTTCTTCTGCGATGGTGCCGAAGAGCGGGGTGTTGCCCGTGAGCAGGCGTCCGAGATCTATGACCTCGTTGCCAAGTTCGCCGACTACGGCTTCAACAAGTCGCACGCGGCGGCCTATGCCCTTGTGGCCTATCAGACCGCCTATATGAAGGCCAACTATCCGGTTGAATTTCTCGCAGCCATCATGACGCTTGATATGAACAACACGGACAAGCTCTCGGAATTCCGCCGGGATGCGATCCGTCTGGGCATTGAGGTGCGTCCGCCGTCCATCAATGAATCCGGTGTCGAGTTCGTGGTCAAGGATGGATCGATCATCTATTCCATGGCCGCCATCAAGGGCGTGGGTCAGCCTGCCGCCGAACATATCATGGAAGTGCGCGGCGACAAGCCATTCAAGGATCTGGCCGATTTCGCCAAGCGCATCAGTCCGCGCGTGATCAACAAGCGGACCATCGAGAATCTGGCCGCCGCTGGCACCTTCGATGTGCTCAATCCGAACCGGGCGCAGGTTGTCGCCTCCATCGATGTGATCATGGGCGAGGCCACCAGCCATACCCGCGATGCGTCTTCCGGGCAGGGCGGTCTGTTTGGCGAACAGGAAGCGGCGCCGCTGCCGTTGCCCGATGTTCGCCCATGGACCAGTGAGCAGAAGCTGCAGCGGGAATATAACGCCATCGGCTTCTATCTTTCTGCGCACCCGCTTGACGAATATGTGCCCCAGCTTGAGAAGATGCGAATCCAGCTCTGGCAGCCGTTCGAGCTGGCCGTCAAGCAGGGGGCAAGCGCCGGTCGTCTGGCTGGGACCATTACGGCGCGTCAGGAACGCAAGACCAAGACCGGCAACAGGATGGGCATTATCACCGTGTCCGATCCGACCGGGCAGTATGAAGCGGTGTTGTTTTCAGAGGCGCTGGCGCGGTTCCGCGACATGCTTGAGCCGGGCAAGACGGTCATTCTCGAGGTTGGGGCAGATGAAAGGCCGGAGGGTGTTTCCGTGCGCATCAACAATGTGCGACCGTTGCAAAGTGACGGCATGCAGAAGGTCATGCGGGTGTTCGTGAATGATCCCAAGCCGCTGTCTTCGTTGCAAAAGCAGCTTGATGATCGTGGCGATGGCGAGGTTTCGGTCATCGTGATGCTGGACGAGGGCCAGTGCGAGGTCGAGATGCGGCTCAAGGGCAAATATTATGTTTCGCCGGAAGTTGGACGTGCGCTCAAGGCAATCCCCGGTATTGTCGATGTCGAGGTCGGCGCGGCCTAG
- a CDS encoding LysR family transcriptional regulator: protein MSKMISWDDQRFFLAVLEEGSLSGAARRLGVSQPTVRNRIEALEQTTGVTLFTRSLNGLTPTDHARQLHASARAMALASEAFLRQASAPPGEIAGTVRLSVPEVMGTEVIPEMLAPLRKAYPLLQLELELSNGAADILHQEVDLAVRTFAPSQSALVARKVACVPLGFFAREDYLQEQGEPRTLSDLKDHATIGPDRNKSDLQLVRSLGLEDWALPKIRTDSHPAQLAAALAGLGIAYLQVPIGRRHPSLRQILLDIPPFALDIWIVTHEDLRHEPRVRAAFDCLVEGFPSYVSKNPAV from the coding sequence ATGAGCAAAATGATTTCATGGGACGATCAGCGCTTCTTCCTCGCCGTTCTTGAAGAGGGAAGTCTTTCCGGTGCGGCACGTCGCCTGGGCGTGTCACAGCCCACTGTACGCAACCGCATCGAGGCGCTGGAACAGACAACCGGCGTGACCCTTTTCACCCGTTCGCTCAATGGCCTGACCCCGACCGACCACGCCAGACAGCTGCATGCGAGCGCCAGAGCAATGGCGTTGGCCTCGGAGGCCTTCCTGCGGCAGGCCTCGGCCCCACCGGGAGAAATTGCTGGCACAGTGCGGCTGAGTGTTCCGGAAGTCATGGGGACGGAAGTCATCCCCGAAATGCTGGCGCCATTGCGCAAGGCCTATCCCCTGCTCCAGCTGGAGCTGGAGCTGAGCAACGGTGCTGCGGACATCCTGCATCAGGAGGTGGACCTGGCCGTCCGCACCTTCGCCCCGTCCCAAAGCGCCCTGGTTGCGCGCAAGGTGGCGTGCGTCCCGTTGGGATTCTTTGCCAGAGAAGACTATCTGCAGGAACAGGGAGAGCCGCGTACACTGTCCGATCTCAAGGATCATGCCACGATTGGCCCGGATCGCAACAAGAGCGATCTGCAACTGGTCCGCAGCCTCGGCCTTGAAGACTGGGCCTTGCCGAAAATCCGCACCGACAGTCACCCCGCGCAGCTGGCCGCCGCCCTTGCCGGGCTTGGCATCGCCTATCTTCAAGTCCCGATCGGCAGGCGGCACCCCTCGCTAAGACAGATTCTGTTGGACATCCCGCCGTTCGCCCTCGACATATGGATCGTCACCCACGAGGACCTGCGCCATGAGCCACGTGTTCGTGCTGCCTTTGATTGCCTCGTCGAAGGCTTTCCCTCCTACGTCAGCAAAAATCCAGCCGTATAA